A window of the Brassica oleracea var. oleracea cultivar TO1000 chromosome C1, BOL, whole genome shotgun sequence genome harbors these coding sequences:
- the LOC106338668 gene encoding glutathione S-transferase T3-like: MIAAYFAASPKVAGYEHREAAHCKQRWHKINYLVNKFCGAYEAASREKSSGQNENDGSGKRRKLDDGAHSSTSAPSENNTAETDQATTRPPGVKASKRHGKQKTKAEGKSISEYQTMLSIRKEDLTMKERLSKIKLLDSLIAKPEPLAEYEEALKQKLITELLS; the protein is encoded by the exons ATGATTGCAGCCTACTTTGCTGCAAGTCCTAAGGTCGCAGGCTATGAACATAGAGAGGCCGCCCACTGTAAGCAACGTTGGCACAAGATCAACTATCTTGTCAACAAGTTCTGTGGGGCGTACGAAGCTGCAAGTAGAGAGAAGAGCAGCGGTCAAAATGAAAATGAT GGAAGCGGTAAAAGAAGGAAGCTTGATGACGGTGCACATTCCTCAACTTCTGCTCCATCCGAAAACAATACTGCTGAAACTGATCAAGCGACCACTCGTCCCCCCGGTGTTAAGGCTTCAAAGCGACATGGTAAGCAAAAGACAAAGGCAGAGGGGAAGTCGATCTCTGAGTACCAGACCATGTTGAGCATCAGGAAGGAGGATCTCACTATGAAGGAACGGCTTTCGAAGATTAAGCTACTAGATAGTTTGATTGCCAAACCGGAACCGCTAGCTGAGTATGAAGAAGCTCTGAAGCAGAAGCTTATTACCGAGTTGTTGTCCTGA